One genomic segment of Streptomyces sp. TLI_146 includes these proteins:
- a CDS encoding MGMT family protein, with the protein MDRVSDELPELPEYAERVLDVAEQIPPGRVMTYGDVAEWLGEGGPRQVGRVMALYGAAAPWWRVVRADGALLPGHELRALGHYRDESTPLREASRAAEGHLPRLDMRRARWDGGARDGAGAGSRSGRAGDIPAARAAGAEREVGGGAAHI; encoded by the coding sequence ATGGACAGGGTGAGCGATGAGCTTCCGGAACTCCCGGAGTATGCCGAACGGGTCCTGGACGTCGCCGAGCAGATCCCGCCCGGCCGGGTGATGACGTACGGGGACGTCGCCGAATGGCTGGGCGAGGGCGGCCCCCGCCAGGTCGGCCGCGTCATGGCGCTGTACGGCGCCGCCGCGCCCTGGTGGCGCGTGGTGCGCGCGGACGGGGCGCTGCTGCCGGGCCACGAGCTGCGCGCCCTCGGCCACTACCGGGACGAGTCCACGCCGCTGCGCGAGGCGAGCCGGGCCGCCGAGGGACATCTGCCGCGCCTCGACATGCGCCGGGCGCGCTGGGACGGCGGCGCGCGGGACGGTGCGGGCGCCGGGAGCCGTTCCGGGCGCGCCGGGGACATACCGGCCGCGCGTGCGGCGGGCGCGGAGCGCGAGGTCGGCGGCGGGGCGGCTCATATCTGA